CGTGGACGAGCTGTCCGTTGACCAGCGCCCCGGGAGGCGGACCCCGGAGGCCGTGTCGCTCTCGCTCACCGTGCACGGCGTCGGCTCGCTGACGGAGCTGACCACGGCGCTCTCCGGGATCGACGGGGTGCTCGCCGTGGTGAGCCTGGACCCCGACGCGGCGGCGCTCTGAAAGCGGGGACGTGCCCTCGGGGCGTCGTCGCCGGCGTTCGCCGGGCGATGCGCGGCCGGCCCTTCTGATTGCCGGCCGTCGCGCTCATCGCCTATGGAAGGTCCTGATGGGACGGGACGGACGCCCGCATTGACAGGCAACCGAAAGGTTGCTTGAATCCGAACATGCATCCGGATGGTTGCCTAACTCTGTGAGACAGCATGGACGCGGTATTCAAGGCCCTCGCCGACACCAGTCGCCGGAGGTTGCTCGACAGCCTCAACCGGCACAACGGCCAGACCCTGCGCGAGCTGTGCGCGGGGCTGGACATGACCCGGCAGGCCGTGACCAAGCACCTGTCCGTCCTGGAGGCGGCCGGTCTGGTGGAGACGGTCAGGCGCGGCAGGGAGAAGTTCCACTACCTCAACGCCGCGCCCATCAACGAGCTCGCCGATCGGTGGATCGGCCGTTACGACCGCGAGCGGGCGCGCGCGCTCGCCGACCTGAAACAAGCCCTGGAGGGTACGGACGTGTCCGAGACCAGTTTCGTCTACATCAGCTACATCGAGACCACTCCCGACCGGCTGTGGGAGGCCCTGACCAGCCCGGCCTTCATCAGCCGCTACTTCGGCGGCGGGGGCCCGCGATCCGACTGGACGCCGGGGGCCCCGATCGAGTGGAAGGTCTCCGCGGACGGAGAGTTCCACGACTGGGGCCAGCGGGTGCTCGAGGCCGAGCCCGGCAAGCGCCTGTCGTACACCTGGCACAACTACGAGCGGGAGGTGGCCGAGCTGTTCGGCTGGAGCGACGAGAAGCTCGCCGAGCTCAGGAAGGAGCCGATCTCGAAGATCACCTTCGAGATCGAGCCCGCCGGTGGGGCCACGGTCAAGCTGACCGTGACCCACGAGGGCCTCGCCGCGGGCAGCGAGATGATCAAGGGTGTCAGTGAGGGCTGGCCCGAGATCCTGTCGAACCTGAAGACCCTGCTGGAATCGGGCGAGACGCTGCCGCTCGGTTAGGCGCCGGGCGGCGGCCTCCGTGGCCGTCCGTGGCCCGCCCGGCCGCGGGTAACGATCCAGCTCATCCTGGGCCTTCAGTGTGGATATGTGGCTGTTTGCACGGTTTGTTGGCTGAGGATCCCGTGGGATGAGTAGGGGCTACTCATGCTTCCCGCCGCGCCCCCCGCCTAGCGTTCGGGAAGACCCGTCCCGCCGATCCACGGGGGCCGGCGTGGAAGGGCTGGATCCATCCTCATCACCGTTCCGATGACTCCGGCGCCACTCCTCGCGGGTGTCGTACCGGCTGCGGGAGAAGTCGCGAGCCTGGCGGGGGCCGGCTCGTGGACCATCCCGTCCGGCGGCCCCGGGCGCCGGTCATCGGGCGGTGGACCGTCCGCGTCTGGCGCCTGCGCTGACCGGTCTCCGGGCCGCAGGGTCAGCGGCCGGCGAGCTCCGAGAAGATCTCCACCAGTTCGGGCCGGTCGAACGGGCCGACATGGGGTGCGGCGACGCTTCGCACGTCAGTCGGGTTGTCCGGAGTGAGACGGTCGGCCTCTTCGATGAATCGGTCCTGCAACGCCAACGGAATCAGCCGGTCGAGGGTGAGGCGCACATAGGTCCGGGGAATCCGGCCCCAGGTGTGTGCTTCGCCCCGGGCTTCGGCCAGCGGAATGCCGGCGGTCTCGTCCGGCTCCAGCATGGCGAGCAGCCGGCTCACCCCTTCGTCGGTGAAGTCTCCGGCAAGGCATTGCTTGACGCCTTGGAACACCGCCGGGTCGGCTGAGCGCCAGTTGAGCCGGCTCACCCCCAGGACCGCCGGATCGGCGACCATGGCCGCGGTCACCTGGGGGAGCAGGCTCTCGCTGTTCTCCGGTGTTTCGAGGTAAGCGGTCATGTTCGGCAGGTCCACGCAGCAGTACGCCGCGACGTAGACAACCCGCTCGAGCAGTTCGGGGATGACGTTGCCGACCCTGCTCAGGGTGACGCCGCCCTGGCTCATGCCGACAAGGATCACGGGCCCGTGGCGGCGGGCGCGGCGCACCACACCCACGACGCGCTCGACATAGTCGTCGATGGTGATCTTGGCGAGCGGCGACGGTTCGGTCGCCAGCGCTTCGAGGTCCTGCGGGGCCTGGTAGGAGCGGGGATAGAACGCCTCGCTGCCGTGTCCCGGAAGGTCGACGGCCACGCACCGGTGCCCGCGCAGGGTGAGCTCGTTGGTCAGCCCCGAGATCCAGGCCGCCGAGGAGTTGGTGCCGTGGATGAACACCAGGGTCGCCGGTCGCCGATCGGCTTCGCGGTTCGTCGTCATTGAAGTTATCTCCTTCTGTCTGTCTGTCTGTCGGACGGGTGGTGTGAGCCGGTGGTCAACGGTGCGGCGGGCGCCACATCGGCCACAGGAGTGGGCTGTCCGCCACGCGAACCGGCTCGCCGAGATCCTCGAATCCATGCCGCCGGTAGAGGGCGCGACTCCTGGGCGAGCTCGCCTCCAGATACGCGGCGAGCCCGTCGGTGTCCGCTCGCTCCAGTCGGTGCCGCAACATCGCCGAACCGAGTCCGGCGCCCTGCCGCCCGCTGATCACCCCCATGCACGGGAGGTAGAGGTGCGGTTCGCGATCGGGGTGCCGTGGGGCCAGCGCCTGGCCCAGGGCCGTCAATCGCGCGCCGTTCTCACCGAAGACCGTCTCCCGGCCCGCCTCGGGCGCGTCCGGGGGCTCCTCGTAGGGCGTCTGGCCCGCGGCCAGCGTCAGCCATACCGAGGCGCCCTCGCGACGGCCGGCCAGGTACGCCTCGGCGGCGGGATGGGTGAGCAGGGGGCGGTAGTGGTGCCTCTGGAGACGACCTCGTTGGCCCGCCTCGGGGAAGAGCCAGCAGACAAGGGGATCGTTCATGAACGCCTCGGTCAGGACGTCCAACACCGCCTGCCGGTCTGCGTCATCCGCCCGCCGCACGGATGCGTACGGTGTATTGACTGTCATGGGTACAGCGTATTGGGTTGGCTGGACAAGTAGGCATGATTTGGGGATTCAGCCAGTTAAAGTGAACTAGTGCTGAGAGATTGAACTAGTACACTTTTGCCGGACGGCAACCTCGCTGGGAGGTCGGGGGCTCCATGCCGTCGTCAACGCGGCGACCGGAACCGCCATACCGCCATACCGCCATACCGCCATACCGGCAGATCGTCGCGGAGATCCGTGCCCGGATCCTGGCCGGCGACCTGCGGCCCGGAGATCGGGTGCCTTCCATCCGGGAGATCGCCCGGCGATGGGGCGTCGCGGTCGCGACCGCGACCAGAGTGATGGCCACCCTCCGCGATGACGGGCTGGTCGAGACGAAGGTCGGCGCCGGCACGGTGGTCAGCACCCTCACGGGTCAGAAGCAGCCGGTCGGCGTGACCACTCCCCTCAGACCACGGCGGGCCGGCGTCCTCAAGCAGGCACTGAACCGGAAGCGAACTCTCCGCACCGCCATCGCGATCGCCGGCATCGAGGGACTCGACGCCGTGTCCATGCGGCGACTCGCGGCCGAGTTCGGTGTCGGTCCGATGTCGCTGTACCGGCACGTTTCGAGCAAGGACGAATTGGTGACGCAGATGGCCGACGAGGTCTTCGGCGAACCAGAGCTACCCGTCCCGGGATCGGACGGTTGGCGAGCCAAGCTCGAACTGATCTCCCGCCTGCAAATGGGAGCTGTGCCGGCGACACCTCTGGCTGCCCGGGGCCATCTCGTTCATTCGCCCGTTGCTGGTGCCCAACGTGATGGCGCACACCGAGTGGACCCTGCGTGCACTCGACGGGCTCGGACTGCCCATGACGACACGGATTCGCGAGGCGCTCACTCTGCCCGCACTGGTCCTCACCGTCGCGCTGTCCATGGCGGATGAGGCCGAAGCCGAGCAGGAGACCGGTGTGACGCTCGACCGGTGGTGGCTGACACAGCGGAAGCGGGCCGACGAACTCCGCCACTCCAGACGATTTCCGCTGCTGGCCGCGCTTACCGGGGAAGAAGTGCCGGACGTGGACGGATTGTTCGAGTACAGCCTTGCGCGCCATCTCGATGGTTTCGTCGCCCTGGTGGAGGATCAGACTCGAACGCGCCCGTAGTCCTGTCTCGTCAGAGGTGCTGAGGACGGGCGGCTGTCGCCGCACTCGATCAGGTCCATCAACTCCCACGACCCGAGCGCCGAGCCCCGATCCCGGTGCGGATCTCCCCAGGTGGTCTCGGATCACGCGGCCCCGGATTACGCGGCCCCGGATCAGGCGGCTCCGAGGAAGGCGATGACGGACAGGGTGCCCAGGGACAGGACGCTGGAGACGAGGATGGCGTCGCGGGGCAGGTCGGTTGGGCGACCGTACTCGGCGGCGTACACGTAGGTGTTCTGGGCGGTGGGAAGCCCGGCGAACAGGACGGCCGCGAAGAGCGCCGGGCCGTCGAGGTGGAGGAGGAAACGCCCGACCAGGAAGGCCACCAGCGGCTGGACCAGCAGTTTGAGTATCACCGCCGGTCCCGTCCCGCGCCAGGAGACGGCCGAGCCGTTCAGGGACATGCCCAGCGAGAAGAGCGCCAGGGGCACCGCGGCGCCGCCGAGGATCTCCAGGGGCCTCAGCGCGAGCTCGGGCAGCCGCCAGCCGAGGGCTGAAACGCCCAGGCCGAGGAACGAGGCCGCCACGATCGGCGTTCGCAGCGGGGCGAGAAAGGACGCGCGCCCGGCCCCGAGGCCGAGAAAGATCAGCGGGGAGACCATCAGGACCTGGAAGATCAGGACCGACACCACGAACGTCGCGTCGTGCAGGACGTACAGGCCGACGGGGATGCCGAGGTTGCCGGCGTTGACGTAGGCCGACGACATCGCGCCGATCACCCGTTCCGGCAGCTCGCCGCGGAAGAGCGCGAGCGCGAGCAGGCCGACGGCGAAGGTACTGATCGCGAAGGCGAGCAGCGGGCCGGGCCGGATCTGGTCGAGCGGGGTACGGCTGAGCGTGGTGAACAGCACCGCGGGCATCGCGACGATGAACGCGAACCTCGTCAATGCCTGCCGGATGTGGACGCTCGCCCATTCGAACCGAGCGGCCAGCCAGCCGAGAGCGCCAATAAACCATATAGGGATGAATGCTGCGATAACCGACGGCACTCGGCATACCGTAGCCGGGTTCTCGCGCTCCCCGGGAAGCCCGGTCCCTTCCCGGACCGGAACCGGAAACGCGGCTCAGTCGATATGCGGGTACGCGCCGTTCAGGTAGTCGTTGAGCTGGCGCCACTGGGTCGGGTGGATGTCGAGGGACGAGAGGTCTTGGGGCGCTACCCATCGGACGTCGCTGGCCTCGTCGTTGGCTCCCGGTCGGCCGCCGACCGGTCGGGCGATCAGCATCACCTCGTACTCCTGGCGAACCTCCCCGTCGGTGTAGGCGACGATGTGGCCGGGGTCAGAGTAGATCCCGAGCATGCTCACCGGCTCGACGGTGATCCCGGTTTCCTCTTGGGTCTCGCGTACGGCGCACTGTGAGGGCGTCTCGCCGATCTCCATCTTGCCCATCGGCAGCGCCCACTGGCCGGTGTCGCGCCTGCGCTGGAGGAGGATGCGGCCGGTGTCGTCAACGGTGACGGTTCCGCAGGCGGGGACCAGGGTGTTGGCCTTCGGCGCGTTCGGGTCGTTCCAGAACTCGACTCGTCCCATGGGTCTTCCGGCGGCCTACGGTCCCTCCACGACCACATGGAGCGAAGCGATCTTCGACTAGTCCGACATCCCCGAAGACCTCGACCAGCTCGAACTCGAAGTCACGACCGACTACCACGCCACCCTCACCCGTACCGGCAAGCGCTGGACCGCCACCGTCCAGGACCTCCCGGACGGCCACGTCATCCAGGTTCAGGGCGCGACCTGGAGAGAAACCGCGGACAACGCCATGGAGCGCGTGTTCGACCTGCTCGCCCCCGACCCCGGTACCGCCGGTTTTCACTTCACCCCCGCCGACCCGGAGGCGGCGAACGCACGGAAGGCCGTCTCAGACGCACGCGTCGCACGCCTCTACGCTGAACAGGCCGAGCGCGACGCCGTCCGCAACGCCGCCCGCACTCTCATCGAACAGGGCTGGACCACCCGCGACATCGGCAGCCTGCTGGGCCTGTCCCACCAGCGCATCTCCCAGATCGTCCCCCGCACCACCACGTAACGGAACTGATCACACGCTAAGCCGGTTCGGTGAGGCCGGCAGGTGTTGCCGATCGGAGGCCAACATCGGTCGAGAGCCGGCACCGGCCTCTGACCGGCACCGGTTCAAGGGGTGGCGATCGCAACTCAGCGCAGGTCAGCGGCTGGCACCGGCCGGGGCCGGTGCCAGCTGGAGGTCAGCGCCAGGAGTCGGTGCGGGTGGCGGTGCCGCCGGAGGGGGTGGTGAAGGAGCGGTTGGGGTCGCTCTCCCAGGTGACCGAGCCGTCGGGGTTCTTCTTGATGTACTTGTACTGGACCGCGGTGCCGGGCGGCAGGTTCACCGTGGCCCGCCAGACCGGGTACGCGGCAGACGACAGGGCGACGGCGTTCGCCGGGTTCCAGGAGCCCAGCTGGGCGACGTTGCCGACGACGAAGACGTTCTGGCCCCAGTTCGTGGTCACGGTCGCGTTGAACGTGGTGGCGACCTGGCCGGGGTTCACCGTCGGCGTCGGGCTGGGGCCGGGACCCGAGGCGCCGGTGTGGATGGCGACCGCGCCCCTGGCGGGAACGGTCACCGAGGCCGAGCCGCCCGCGCCGACGGTCACCGAACCGCCGCCCGCGACGTTGGCGTAGGTCCCGGCGGGCAGGCCGGTGGAGAAGGTGCGGGTGAGGCTCCCGCCCTCGTTGTTGATCGCGACCCAGCCCTTCGCGCCCCGGCTGAAGGCGATCACGTTGTTGCCGTTGTCGTACCAGTTGCCGACCGTGGTGCCCTGGACGGCGCGGTTGAAGCCGACCATGCCGTTCATCTGGCGGTGGAAGCAGGTCCACTGGCCGTTGCCGCAGTTGGCGTCGGTGGCGAAGCCGCCGCCTGCCGACGGCGGTCCGGCCTCGCCGTTGCTCCAGGTGAACCCGGAGTAGACCCTCGGCGTGCCGTACGGCCAGGCGAGCATGAAGACGTTGGCCAGCCGGTAGGCGTCGCCGTACTTGTAGTTCATGGTCGAGCCGTTGCGCTCGGTGTCGTGGTTGTCAATGAACACCACGGCCTTGTCGCCGGGCACCGACAGGCCCCAGCTCTGCCCGAAGGACTGCAGGTTCCTGATCTGGCCGCCGTTGAACTGCTCCTTGAGTTTGCGCCCGTACACGAACTCGTGCACGTCGCCGATCCCGGTGTACTGACTCGGGCTGATCGCCTCGCCGTCGCCCTGGATGACCTCCTGGTGGATGTACGGCGAGCCGGTGAGCCTGCCCTTGATCGCGGCCAGGTCGCCGGGGTTGATGTGCTTGGCGGCGTCGACGCGGAAGCCGTCCACGCCGAGGGAGGTGAGCCTGTTGAGGTAGCCCGCGATCTGGTCGCGGACGTACTCGGAGCCGGTGTTGAGGTCGGACAGGCCGACCAGCTCGCAGTTCTGCACCCGCCAGCCGTCGTTGACGTAATCGGAGCCGTTGATCCCGCAGACGGGGGAGTGGAAGTCGGCGGCGGAGTAGAGGCCGGGGTAGTCGTACTTGCCGAAGGTGTAGCCGCCGTAGCTGGTGCTGCCCTGGCCGGTCATGTGGTTGATGACGGCGTCCGCGTGCACCTTGAGCCCGGCGGAGTGGCAGGCGTTCACCATGTTCCTGAACGCGTTCTCGTCGCCGAACTTGCTGGTGAGGGTGTAGCGGGCGGGCTGGTAGATGTCCCACCAGACCGAGCCGCCCCGGGACATCGAGTCGCTCGGCGGGGAGACCTGCACGGCGGCGTATCCGGCCGGGCCGAGGACGTCGACGCACTCCCTGGCGACGGAGTTCCAGTTCCAGTTCCACAACTTCACGATCGGGCCGGGGGTGGGCGGCGCGGCCTGGGCCGGGGTGCTCAGCGCGCCGGGTACCAGCACGGCGGCGCCCACCAGGGCGCTCAACGCCGTGGCGACGACGACTCTGTAGGGTTTCACGAGGGGGCCTCCAGGATCGATGGACGGGTTCCCTGGCCGGGCCGGGTGCTGCAACACCCGGCCCGGCGGCTTTTACGGGGCTGTGCGGGGCTGTACGGGAACTTCCCGGAGGGTTCCGAGAAGTTCCGTGGAGTTTCGTGCGGGTTCTGTCAGGGCTTGGCACAGAGGGGTTCCGTCAGGGCTTGGCACAGAGGGGTTCCGTCAGGGCTGGACGAAGACGGCGACCGTGCGGGCCGGGACCGTCAGCGTGCCCGTGGCGGGGTCGAACGTCGACTGCTTCACGACGGCGTCGTCGCCGGCCGTCTGGACGGGGTGGAGCGTCACCCGGGTGCCCTTCAGCGCGGCGACGGTCTGCGGCCGGGCCTCGGGGGTCGCGTTGAAGACGACGGTGACCGACTTCCAGCGCGGGTCGATCCCGGTGGCGTCCAGGTGCATGGTCACGACACCCGGGGTCTCCGAGGTGCCGCTCGCCGGGAAGGTGAGGCGCTTCTGCACCTCGGCCAGGGTGGCGAGGCCGAAGACCGGCGAGGAGGAGCGAATCCTCAGCAGCTCCCCGTACCGGGCGCGGGCCGCGCCGATCGCCGCGCAGTCCGGCTTCAGCGCCGGGTCGCCGAGCAGCGGTCTGGCGTACTGCCACTTGTCCTCGTTGTCGGGCTTCGGGGGAAGCCCGGCGCCGAAGCCGTTGCCCGCCGAGCAGTCCCACAGCAGCCGGTTGAACCAGTCGCCCGAGTCGTAGGAGTTGCGGTCGAGCGACTTGGAGCGGAGCCGCTCGCTGCCCGCGTGCACGAACGGGGTGCCCTGCCCGAGGACGGCCGTGGCCAGCGAGAGCGACTGCATGCGCACCCGGTCGGCCATCGCGGTCGCCGGTGGCAGCTTGTACGCCAGCGCGTCGAACAGCGTCTCGTTGTCGTGGGCGTCCACGTAGGTGACGACCTCGTCCGGTGAGGCGGTGTACCCGGCGGGGGAGCCGTTGTAGCTCACTTCCGAGCCCTTGACCTCCTCGCCGCTGGAGGCGGTGAAGGTGTAGTCGCGGAGGTTGCCGGCGAGCCCGACCTTGATCAGGTCCTGGTAGTTCAGCAGCCGGGCCCGCCGCTGCCCCTCGTCGCCGTTGGCCGGCGAGCCGTTGGGCGCCCCGGCGAGCCCCGAGCCGAAGCCCTGCACGCGGGGGTCGGCGTCGAACGGGCCGCCGCCGCGCACCGCGTCGCGCAGCCGGTCGCTGAAGGTGCCGATGCCGGTGCCGGCCATGTTGGCCTGGGTCGCCTGCTCGAAGCGGGCGCCGTCGGCCACCTCGCCGAAGTTCCAGCCCTCCCCGTACAGGATGATCGACTTTCCGTCGACGCCGTCGCGGGCGACGGTGAGCTTGTCCAGGGCCGCGCGGACCGCGACCATGTTCGCCTTCGGGTGGTGGCCCATCAGGTCGAACCTGAAGCCGTCCACCTTGTACTCGCGGGCCCACGTCACGACGGAGTCGACGACGAGCCTGCCCATCATGGCGTGCTCGGGCGCGGTGTTGGCACAGCAGGTGGAGGTGGACACCGTGCCGTCGTCGAGCAGCCGGTGGTAGTAGCCGGGCACGAGGCGGTCGAGCACCGAGGTGGGGTCCTGGCCGGCGGCGTGGGTGTGGTTGTAGACCACGTCCATCACCACCCGCAGCCCGGCCTTGTTCAGCCCGCCGACCATGCCGCGGAACTCCCTAATCCGCGAAGACCCGTCGGGCTCGGCGGCGTAGGAGCCCTCGGGCACGGTGTAGTGCAGCGGGTCGTAGCCCCAGTTGAAGGAGTCCTTGGCCGCGGTGAGCGCGACGCAGGCCTGCTGCTCCTCGGAGTCGGGGGGCATCGAGGCCAGGTCGCAGGCGGGCTCGGTCCGGTCGGCCTTCTTCTCGGGGACGGTCGCCATGTCGAAGACGGGCAACAGGTGCACGTGGGTCAGCCCGTCCCCGGCCAGCCCGCGCAGCTCCCGCATCCCCGCCGAGTCGCCGGTGAACGCCGCGTACGTGCCGCGTTCGGCCGCCGGGACGGTCGTGTCGGAGGCGGAGAAGTCGCGCACGTGCAGCTCGTAGATCGACGCCTTCCGCTGGGGGACGGCCTTCGGCTTGGCCAGGGACGACCAGCCGTCGGGCCGCAGGGCCCGGTCGGACAGGTCGGCGAGCTGGCTGCGGCCCGAGCCCGCCGAGAGCGACAGGCTGTACGGGTCGGTCACCTCGTTGACGACCACCTTGCCCTCACTCGGCACGTAGACCGTCACCAGGAAGGTGTAGTAGCGGTCCTTCCAGTCCCGCTGTCCCCGCAGCGACCAGACGCCGGTGCCGTCGTCGCGGCGCATGAGGTGGACGGTGCGGTCGCCGCCGGAGGAGCCGCGGTAGAGCGCCAGCTCGACCTTGCTCGCGGTCGGCGCCCAGACCGACAGCCTGGGCGTGCCGCCGCTCCACGAGGGCCCGAGCTCGGCGGTCGCCGCCTTGGGGTACAGGTCGTCGAGCACGCCGGGCAGTTGCGTGCCGGTGGCGGTCAGCAGCGCGCCCGAGGCGTCGCGCTCGACGGCCACGACCTGGCCGCGGGTGGCGTCGGCCACCAGGTCGGCGTCGCGCGGGTC
This region of Streptosporangium sp. NBC_01495 genomic DNA includes:
- a CDS encoding ArsR/SmtB family transcription factor; translation: MDAVFKALADTSRRRLLDSLNRHNGQTLRELCAGLDMTRQAVTKHLSVLEAAGLVETVRRGREKFHYLNAAPINELADRWIGRYDRERARALADLKQALEGTDVSETSFVYISYIETTPDRLWEALTSPAFISRYFGGGGPRSDWTPGAPIEWKVSADGEFHDWGQRVLEAEPGKRLSYTWHNYEREVAELFGWSDEKLAELRKEPISKITFEIEPAGGATVKLTVTHEGLAAGSEMIKGVSEGWPEILSNLKTLLESGETLPLG
- a CDS encoding alpha/beta hydrolase, coding for MTTNREADRRPATLVFIHGTNSSAAWISGLTNELTLRGHRCVAVDLPGHGSEAFYPRSYQAPQDLEALATEPSPLAKITIDDYVERVVGVVRRARRHGPVILVGMSQGGVTLSRVGNVIPELLERVVYVAAYCCVDLPNMTAYLETPENSESLLPQVTAAMVADPAVLGVSRLNWRSADPAVFQGVKQCLAGDFTDEGVSRLLAMLEPDETAGIPLAEARGEAHTWGRIPRTYVRLTLDRLIPLALQDRFIEEADRLTPDNPTDVRSVAAPHVGPFDRPELVEIFSELAGR
- a CDS encoding GNAT family N-acetyltransferase — translated: MTVNTPYASVRRADDADRQAVLDVLTEAFMNDPLVCWLFPEAGQRGRLQRHHYRPLLTHPAAEAYLAGRREGASVWLTLAAGQTPYEEPPDAPEAGRETVFGENGARLTALGQALAPRHPDREPHLYLPCMGVISGRQGAGLGSAMLRHRLERADTDGLAAYLEASSPRSRALYRRHGFEDLGEPVRVADSPLLWPMWRPPHR
- a CDS encoding TetR/AcrR family transcriptional regulator C-terminal domain-containing protein; this translates as MCRRHLWLPGAISFIRPLLVPNVMAHTEWTLRALDGLGLPMTTRIREALTLPALVLTVALSMADEAEAEQETGVTLDRWWLTQRKRADELRHSRRFPLLAALTGEEVPDVDGLFEYSLARHLDGFVALVEDQTRTRP
- a CDS encoding AEC family transporter, giving the protein MPSVIAAFIPIWFIGALGWLAARFEWASVHIRQALTRFAFIVAMPAVLFTTLSRTPLDQIRPGPLLAFAISTFAVGLLALALFRGELPERVIGAMSSAYVNAGNLGIPVGLYVLHDATFVVSVLIFQVLMVSPLIFLGLGAGRASFLAPLRTPIVAASFLGLGVSALGWRLPELALRPLEILGGAAVPLALFSLGMSLNGSAVSWRGTGPAVILKLLVQPLVAFLVGRFLLHLDGPALFAAVLFAGLPTAQNTYVYAAEYGRPTDLPRDAILVSSVLSLGTLSVIAFLGAA
- a CDS encoding NUDIX domain-containing protein; this encodes MGRVEFWNDPNAPKANTLVPACGTVTVDDTGRILLQRRRDTGQWALPMGKMEIGETPSQCAVRETQEETGITVEPVSMLGIYSDPGHIVAYTDGEVRQEYEVMLIARPVGGRPGANDEASDVRWVAPQDLSSLDIHPTQWRQLNDYLNGAYPHID
- a CDS encoding carbohydrate-binding module family 20 domain-containing protein encodes the protein MKPYRVVVATALSALVGAAVLVPGALSTPAQAAPPTPGPIVKLWNWNWNSVARECVDVLGPAGYAAVQVSPPSDSMSRGGSVWWDIYQPARYTLTSKFGDENAFRNMVNACHSAGLKVHADAVINHMTGQGSTSYGGYTFGKYDYPGLYSAADFHSPVCGINGSDYVNDGWRVQNCELVGLSDLNTGSEYVRDQIAGYLNRLTSLGVDGFRVDAAKHINPGDLAAIKGRLTGSPYIHQEVIQGDGEAISPSQYTGIGDVHEFVYGRKLKEQFNGGQIRNLQSFGQSWGLSVPGDKAVVFIDNHDTERNGSTMNYKYGDAYRLANVFMLAWPYGTPRVYSGFTWSNGEAGPPSAGGGFATDANCGNGQWTCFHRQMNGMVGFNRAVQGTTVGNWYDNGNNVIAFSRGAKGWVAINNEGGSLTRTFSTGLPAGTYANVAGGGSVTVGAGGSASVTVPARGAVAIHTGASGPGPSPTPTVNPGQVATTFNATVTTNWGQNVFVVGNVAQLGSWNPANAVALSSAAYPVWRATVNLPPGTAVQYKYIKKNPDGSVTWESDPNRSFTTPSGGTATRTDSWR